AGCATTCTTTGTCCACTCTAATGGAGTTAGGTTGCTCGTTCCTTTTATAAACCCACCTTTCATTCAACCCTCAATTCAGGTAAACTTAAATTCAACATACAATAATGATTTGGATATTATCTACACAAAAGCATTTGACTTGAGTTTAATTATACTACTTTGAAACAGCTTGTGTATGAAACATGCTTTTGTGTGTGGCTTTTATCTTACTATGAACCCGCCATTCAGCACTTGGCTACCTCTAAAGCTCTTCCTCGACTCATGGATGTTGCGAAAAACTCTACAGCGGAAAAGGTGAGGAACAATTTTTGTTTCGATTATTTTTCAGTCTGTTCTCATGTATTGAGTAATCACGCATCACTTTATAGTTTGTTGTGGTTAGTTATGTAGTTATCGAATTCGTAATTTTAAGATTGAGTAATGATACGTGCACACATTTTTTACACTAAAATTCTACACCTACTGAATGAATTTTGTTTTTTGATTTCTTAATCTTGTATTTCCAAGCACCATGTTTGTTAtttgcttatttttttaaaattcatatttgTAATGGTATGAAAAATGTGTGGCAGGTTGTTAGAATTGTCATCATGACTTTTCAAAACATGCTCCCCAAAGGGATATTTGATTCACAAATGATAGAACTTGATTTATCAGAACTTGTTCAGAGTTTAAAATTACAAACATGGAGTGATGAGGTTTGATGACTAACTGTAATCGGTTTTTGTTTtatcactattattattatttataataaaattaagggtTGCACTTTGTTCTATTTTCAGGATCTATTGGATGCTTTAAATCAAATAGATGAGAATTTAAATAAGATAAAAGCATTAAAATCTTTTGATATTTACAAAAAAGAAGTTCTCATTGGTCGTCTTGATTGCTTCGATCTGTCACAGTTCATCAAGCACCATATAGACGGTCGATTCATAGTGACGAAGCTCAACGCCAAGGAACGAGTGATGAAGTTGTTGGACCACAAGAATGACGAAGTTACCAAAAATGCATAAGTATGCACT
This region of Cannabis sativa cultivar Pink pepper isolate KNU-18-1 chromosome 7, ASM2916894v1, whole genome shotgun sequence genomic DNA includes:
- the LOC133039797 gene encoding V-type proton ATPase subunit H-like, with translation MGAWVTFQLQQKKPLPSNLSRSSPTAISCLTTLLKEPVVKAFFVHSNGVRLLVPFINPPFIQPSIQLVYETCFCVWLLSYYEPAIQHLATSKALPRLMDVAKNSTAEKVVRIVIMTFQNMLPKGIFDSQMIELDLSELVQSLKLQTWSDEDLLDALNQIDENLNKIKALKSFDIYKKEVLIGRLDCFDLSQFIKHHIDGRFIVTKLNAKERVMKLLDHKNDEVTKNA